From a region of the bacterium genome:
- the rsmB gene encoding 16S rRNA (cytosine(967)-C(5))-methyltransferase RsmB has translation MKKKTSQPQTAREVALRLLSRVENEGAYTDRIMTSPLMKELETRDRSFVREMVPGVIRWKMRLDRIINIYYNKNPSELDQDIRNVLRLGLFQIMFMDSIPEWAAVNESVTIAVKTHGKGAGGLVNALLRRFLREGEPDKWPSDTAERLSLELSHPLWIARRWIDAFGENIAESIMRQGNEKHPVFVRTGRIGTSMESLAEALDHEGFETEPVTGMPEYLSVSKANGLFDSVAFRDGLFIVQDPSAGMATVLLAPQPGEQVLDLCCAPGGKAIHAASLMHDQGRITAVDKHQSRLGLVEETAGRLGFTILEFREDDAVTFGRDSEERYDRVLLDVPCSGTGVFSKRPDLKWRLTDEDVTRIASLQREMLDNAAGQVKPGGVLVYSTCTLEHEENEDTVADFLEQHHEFTIDHDSRFTAFERGPGYLIFPHQMEGVGAFAAKLRKE, from the coding sequence TTGAAGAAAAAAACAAGCCAGCCCCAAACCGCCCGTGAGGTAGCTCTCCGGCTTCTTTCCCGGGTGGAAAACGAAGGGGCATATACCGACCGGATCATGACATCTCCCCTGATGAAGGAGCTTGAAACCCGTGACCGTTCTTTCGTCCGTGAAATGGTACCCGGAGTGATACGCTGGAAAATGCGCCTTGACCGTATCATCAATATTTACTATAATAAAAACCCGTCCGAACTCGATCAGGATATTCGTAATGTGCTTCGTCTCGGATTATTCCAGATCATGTTCATGGATTCCATTCCGGAATGGGCGGCGGTCAACGAGAGTGTAACAATCGCCGTAAAAACGCACGGCAAGGGCGCCGGGGGCCTCGTCAATGCTCTCCTCAGGAGATTTCTCCGTGAGGGTGAGCCGGATAAATGGCCTTCCGATACGGCGGAACGGCTGTCGCTCGAACTCTCTCATCCGCTCTGGATTGCACGGCGATGGATCGATGCTTTCGGCGAGAACATCGCCGAATCCATCATGAGGCAGGGAAACGAGAAACACCCGGTTTTTGTCCGTACGGGAAGGATCGGGACAAGCATGGAGAGCCTTGCAGAAGCGCTCGATCACGAGGGTTTCGAGACGGAGCCTGTAACCGGGATGCCTGAATACCTTTCGGTGTCAAAGGCCAACGGTCTGTTCGACAGCGTCGCCTTCCGTGACGGCCTCTTCATCGTCCAGGACCCCTCGGCGGGAATGGCCACGGTGCTGCTTGCTCCCCAGCCGGGCGAACAGGTGCTCGATCTCTGTTGTGCACCGGGAGGTAAAGCGATACACGCCGCCTCGCTCATGCACGATCAGGGGCGTATTACGGCTGTCGATAAGCATCAGTCGCGGCTCGGACTTGTCGAGGAAACCGCCGGACGTCTCGGATTCACTATCCTGGAGTTCAGGGAAGACGATGCGGTTACCTTCGGGCGCGATTCGGAGGAGCGGTACGACCGTGTTCTGCTCGATGTTCCCTGTTCGGGGACCGGTGTTTTTTCAAAACGGCCCGATCTGAAGTGGCGGCTGACCGATGAGGATGTAACCCGGATCGCATCCCTCCAGCGCGAGATGCTCGATAATGCCGCCGGTCAGGTCAAGCCGGGCGGTGTGCTGGTATACAGCACCTGCACCCTCGAACATGAGGAAAATGAGGATACGGTCGCGGATTTTCTGGAGCAACATCATGAGTTCACCATTGACCATGACAGCCGTTTCACAGCATTTGAACGAGGACCCGGATATCTGATTTTTCCCCACCAGATGGAGGGTGTCGGAGCTTTCGCAGCCAAGCTGCGGAAAGAGTAA
- a CDS encoding DUF4292 domain-containing protein gives MIRMLRPAIAVLFILTIQSCGKKPVSVVPSDVTIEQILASFEKQASGIHDFSGRARATAKINGRTESAAVYINYRSPDRFRVIIKGTFGIVLSVIVARPDSYTVYIPSLTGYFVAGRGEDISALLVPGMRFDIDRITSMFTGAYPPADIQAGSRVSLKHKNYQAILALEDSLREYRYTVEGPGLLLVKEEILKGSKVVWRRLCSDFISCGDVMFPRRTEFTEGKKMLALDFSTCSVNTGLAESDLVFDIPANAERLILEEKNKPAPNRP, from the coding sequence ATGATAAGAATGCTTCGGCCTGCGATCGCTGTTCTGTTTATCCTGACAATTCAGAGCTGCGGAAAGAAGCCTGTATCGGTTGTTCCCTCCGATGTCACCATTGAACAGATACTGGCTTCCTTCGAGAAACAGGCATCGGGGATACATGATTTTTCCGGACGGGCACGGGCCACCGCAAAGATTAACGGCCGCACTGAATCGGCAGCCGTCTATATCAATTACAGGAGCCCCGACAGGTTCCGGGTGATCATCAAGGGTACTTTCGGCATTGTCCTTTCCGTTATTGTCGCACGGCCCGATTCGTATACCGTGTACATCCCTTCATTGACCGGCTACTTCGTCGCAGGCCGCGGCGAAGATATTTCCGCGCTTCTCGTTCCCGGAATGCGGTTCGATATCGACCGTATTACCTCCATGTTCACCGGCGCATATCCTCCCGCCGATATTCAGGCCGGTTCCCGTGTTTCCCTGAAACATAAAAATTATCAGGCCATCCTTGCTCTGGAAGACAGTTTAAGGGAATACCGATACACGGTCGAAGGCCCCGGCTTACTGCTTGTTAAAGAAGAAATTTTAAAGGGCTCAAAGGTAGTCTGGCGACGTCTGTGTTCGGATTTTATATCATGCGGCGATGTGATGTTTCCGCGCAGAACCGAATTTACCGAGGGGAAAAAGATGCTCGCGCTGGATTTTTCGACCTGTTCGGTGAATACGGGTCTTGCCGAGAGCGACCTTGTTTTTGATATCCCCGCGAATGCTGAAAGGCTTATACTTGAAGAAAAAAACAAGCCAGCCCCAAACCGCCCGTGA